A single region of the Novipirellula aureliae genome encodes:
- a CDS encoding ankyrin repeat domain-containing protein — protein sequence MNSRSLIVALSLWAMSGCSHEESPQPATSSMEPATNQAADADAALITEESIDTATPQGEAISQDTPTFEEFHQAAFEGETEPLNEFLKAYPDQADRADADERTALMLASFNGHTAAVQSLLDAKASVKSRDSFGRTALIYASSGSSLEVVKLLVDHRSEINVVDNVEHWSPLMFASSEGQTRIVKYLLEKGADKTAKDIDGEDSADFARANGHADVVELLTKS from the coding sequence TTGAATTCCCGAAGCTTAATCGTTGCCCTTTCGCTTTGGGCGATGTCTGGATGCAGTCATGAAGAGTCGCCGCAACCGGCGACCTCTTCGATGGAACCAGCGACGAATCAAGCCGCGGACGCCGATGCCGCGTTGATAACCGAAGAGTCCATTGACACGGCAACGCCGCAAGGCGAGGCAATTTCGCAGGACACTCCCACGTTCGAAGAATTTCATCAGGCCGCATTTGAAGGGGAAACCGAACCGCTCAATGAGTTCCTCAAAGCCTATCCTGATCAAGCCGATCGGGCGGATGCAGACGAGCGGACCGCATTGATGCTGGCGAGTTTCAATGGTCATACCGCAGCCGTTCAATCGCTCTTGGATGCGAAAGCGAGCGTCAAGTCGCGAGACTCATTCGGACGGACCGCACTGATTTATGCGTCGAGTGGTTCGAGCTTGGAGGTGGTCAAGTTGCTCGTGGATCATCGTTCCGAGATCAATGTGGTCGACAACGTCGAGCATTGGAGTCCTTTGATGTTTGCATCCTCGGAAGGTCAAACGCGAATCGTCAAATACTTGTTAGAAAAGGGAGCTGACAAGACCGCGAAAGACATCGATGGCGAAGACAGTGCCGATTTTGCCAGAGCAAACGGCCACGCCGATGTGGTGGAATTGCTAACCAAAAGCTGA